The Plasmodium sp. gorilla clade G2 genome assembly, chromosome: 6 genome has a segment encoding these proteins:
- a CDS encoding tyrosine kinase-like protein, putative, producing the protein MENPFKIPKNDVEMNNNNNNNNSKNIHNNIHNNNIPNNNYYINNNSHISNFNKNPNNSSSSNKNILRSSKINKKLLYNTYPKNINILNNNSNSSSSSSSSSSSSNSSSSSISINLHMNTLSNNNKIIKKKEFNNEFLNNKKSPSEEDKNFNLVYINNNILFNEKNNNINTYTRTLSFKSCNNEHIQEYKNDKYYASHIKHLENLEIDHFVGDHNSSLFLSNKEIKSGLKANMRNNNIENNNINKNNSTTNNFVSNNIGKYLACGLNDHKIINISNNNNNSNNINSNNINTNNINTNNINRKNLFLSHKINTYSNTQGIYCIKNLVGEKIINNNNNINNNNNINNNNNSCNNNNSSCSNIPVNDNNKNNKNIILDNFMEIRNKIYNIKREKSDYEKEEKYHLHLKELDKYKNISSSNNIRTNQNMTHTNMNPYDHIYGFSEKNKKKEQELLMKRKEDIHNNNIHNNNIHNNNNMNNMNNKITFVNIFEDKKNSEIIFEKRKGLDQEEKCFNYLERKANHMNMDFNNNNNMNFNNNIITNNMYNNININNNNNNLDYNNLNGHFLNNLSINNNHNRTNNETNIINAGVKKYFLVNDRNSLMMNEAKNKYLNHRPLEDHMDRKIKKYEQEQYEKLSPYKEFKEESNRNINIYQNNNINNNFNQGGHNNNINTSKYLYRQGIKGIKEDDIFEEHNKQEVSYNSTDHHSKNNLLTNVIYQNDNNSNVNHMNSLNHMNSLNHMNSLNHINSVNHMNSLNNINCVNNINCVNHISAYYKNYLHNDIFGDPNNNGSRNNAHVRKEFMEDKDNNNKYIKKCLKIPSDEKNMEDYKNNKDANKEALFKMNEKKNICIECNDNLIKGNNSNNSSIFTREHVVHANANGNSQIAVNMMNEKKNKDNIIILNKKLKNSNSIIDIIDNDNKNNDCKKNIYVDVHNINISDSEKKKKDSTEVPSNNIDDLNNNNSSSYYKENCFNNENVIYDEEKNIFRTKENTNIKIYRRSLEKERMLNFPLIHLGENDVIVKRIKLYYPLRNKNVFTNISKIIFMTNTNICSLYISDSLLIHYDNIKISSYLSKGGFGVVYKGSLIRKMKRNDMLSNEDMGTEERGDSQGNRKDKMKEGDYDDEEEEDDDEEEDDEDEEDDDDDDDDDDDDDDDDDDDDDDDDDDDDDNDDDDNDNDDNDNDDDDNDDDDNDNHKDDPFNFPIESPNQKCAKNKIRNEYDEDYIKNLCEGRYIRDGGDDNEFFSINNNKNEMNNNNVNDNINNNNNNIFYRQRNSVYYDEVDKNGEKNGKENEMKDENNCSIKKKKKCHNNDTSKCIKSNKKLCYLRNQLIEKFFDSLNYKIDQNEDCVDKIDDKEKYNFNLFTNGDNCMYDHMLRTGKKDMALPNATNNVLSNNIPYNNNNNNNNNVVNINNVNNNHNLTNSSNNFGTENNLLSSLIHLNRSSEINKKGLGFQTNDPNILDKEHYYFKDEKKNNNIGETSNYVHTSNNQQYIVNQANDIIDEEYCNENKEKINNCCCGSLKDDCCNKNNQCGSSQFNEIRRLKKKMIKYIYSDKMSDKIIIDKNEFLNELDKIISKMKTINKDLEKKHHEEIMSYLLLDVYHNNIVYKNNYGFLYVNSKNIITYGITKESLYIFDNKNIFHYYSDKCIFKIIFIDEHKELLKFKNFTVFNVLNNEKIVNNSSILKNEIDKHKNGLNKLAIIPFSKMSINNLLHALIFGFLKFLFNLRKKYHKQPNGNCACNMEDHNIINNIVIENNIIYNKNDPTCILSSNMKASNESLNNILVSPCSIEKGDHINNNMYHNKCNHQMNYNIIINDTNIQNVVGNNLDHYIMCNCQVVDTDDKKKGGPTSINNVNEKENMNKYNNNNNMNNMNNMNNMNNLNNLININCSGEAHNKGGNQDDNNNNNNMNRHNINHENFLNNHMHAADDHHSMIPKNVVDKIDNKGKINSSNCLISSTLINTNNSDESKTTMLLNLSKNNKNISKEYIINEKEYTYSPKINDKEEQQPHMVSPECSEKGELQGKMKKKENNNKNDKKKKKKKKENENKNKKNKSKSKNKSKSKNKSNKMEDHVKKNNKKNKNHMNHEKDKDHDVDVDGDGDNYGDSNKCINNNLRKKENRNNNKLDDNHSTTHHDSEEIIYMKTPVAIKIHDLKDSKNLKNFLREIEIYKNLQRPNICTFYGICIKSNKLMLLLEYYAKGNLFNFLKNKNKIHKKQRLEWAIQISCIVHELHAHNPPIINGDIKTSNILIDDDMNLVMCDFGKARFKNTKLYSNFGSYRYMAPETFSCTTEVTEKIDIWSAACCIVEIFSSKYPYYNLTKNVKIRHELLVNKRTPHIPNFLPNSIKKCLQKCFSFQPEDRPTAYEMYKSLKKIKVVE; encoded by the coding sequence atggAGAATCCATTTAAGATTCCAAAAAATGATGttgaaatgaataataataataataataataattcaaagaatatacataataatatacataataataatatacctaataataattattatataaataataatagtcatataagtaattttaataagaaccccaataatagtagtagtagtaataagaatatattaagaagtagcaaaataaataaaaagttattatataatacatatcctaagaatattaacatattaaataataatagtaatagtagcAGCAGTAGCAGTAGTAGcagtagtagtagtaatagtagtagtagtagtattAGTATTAATTTACATATGAACAcattatcaaataataataagataataaaaaaaaaagaatttaataacgagtttttaaataataagaagagTCCAAGTGAAGAGGATAAGAATTTTAAccttgtatatataaataacaatatattgtttaatgaaaaaaataataatattaatacatatacaaGAACATTAAGTTTTAAAAGTTGTAATAATGAGCACATACAAGAATATAAAAACGATAAATATTATGCGAGTCATATTAAGCATTTAGAAAATCTTGAAATTGATCATTTTGTAGGGGATCATAATTCCAGCTTATTCCTTTCAAATAAAGAAATCAAGTCTGGTTTAAAAGCAAATAtgagaaataataatatagaaaataataatataaataaaaataatagtacTACTAATAATTTTGTAAGTAATAATATTGGAAAATATCTAGCTTGTGGTTTGAATGATCATAAGATAATTAATATTagcaacaataataataattcaaataatattaattcaaataatattaatacaaataatattaatacaaataatattaatagaaaaaatttattcttgtcacataaaataaatacatatagtAACACTCAAggtatatattgtataaagAATCTTGTGGGGGAAAAAATcatcaacaataataataacatcaacaataataataacatcaacaataataataatagttgtaataataataatagtagttgTAGTAATATACCTGTGAacgataataataaaaataataaaaatattatattagatAATTTTATGGAAATTAgaaataagatatataatattaagagAGAAAAAAGTGACTacgaaaaagaagaaaaatatcatCTTCATTTAAAAGAgttagataaatataaaaatatatcaagtagtaataatataagaacAAATCAAAACATGACACATACTAATATGAATCCTTACGATCATATATATGGTTTttctgaaaaaaataaaaaaaaagaacaagaattattaatgaagagaaaagaagatatacataataataatatacataataataatatacataataataataacatgaacaatatgaataacaaaataacatttgtaaatatatttgaggataaaaaaaattcagaaatcatttttgaaaaaagaaaaggattAGATCAAGAAGAAAAATGTTTCAATTATTTAGAAAGAAAAGCAAATCATATGAACATggattttaataataataataatatgaacttTAATAATAACATCATAACAaacaatatgtataataatattaatattaataataataataataacttagattataataatctGAATGGTCATTTCTTAAATAACTTATCCATTAATAACAATCATAATAGAACAAATAAcgaaacaaatataataaacgcaggtgtaaaaaaatattttcttgtaAATGATAGAAATAGCCTTATGATGAATGaagcaaaaaataaatatttaaaccATCGCCCTCTTGAAGATCATATGgatagaaaaataaaaaaatatgaacaagaACAATATGAAAAGTTATCCCCTTATAAAGAATTTAAGGAAGAATCAAATAGAAACatcaatatatatcaaaataataatattaataataatttcaatCAAGGTggacataataataatatcaacacatctaaatatttatatagacaAGGAATTAAAGGAATTAAAGAAGATGATATATTTGAAGAACATAATAAACAAGAAGTATCATATAACTCGACAGATCATCATTccaaaaataatttattaacaaATGTGATATATCAAAATGACAACAATAGTAATGTTAATCACATGAATAGTTTGAATCACATGAATAGTTTGAATCATATGAATAGTttgaatcatataaatagtgtgaatcatatgaatagtttgaataatataaattgtgtgaataatataaattgtgTCAATCATATCAGCGCTTATTATAAAAACTATTTACACAATGATATCTTTGGAGACCCAAATAACAATGGATCAAGGAACAACGCTCATGTTAGAAAAGAATTTATGGaagataaagataataataataaatacataaagaAATGCTTGAAAATTCCaagtgatgaaaaaaatatggaggactataaaaataataaggatGCTAATAAAGAGGcattatttaaaatgaacgaaaaaaaaaatatatgtattgaaTGTAATGACAACTTAATTAAAGGAAACAATAGCAACAATAGTTCTATATTTACAAGAGAGCATGTTGTGCATGCAAATGCAAATGGAAATTCACAGATAGCTGTAAATATGAtgaatgagaaaaaaaataaagataatattataatattaaataaaaaacttaaaaatagtaatagcattatagatataatagataatgataataaaaataatgattgtaaaaaaaatatatatgtagatgtacataatataaatatatcagacagtgaaaagaaaaaaaaggattCTACTGAGGTTCCAAGTAATAACATAGATgacttaaataataataatagttcttcttattataaagaaaattgttttaataatgaaaatgttatatatgatgaagaaaagaatatttttagaactaaagaaaatacaaatattaaaatatatagaagaagtttagaaaaagaaaggaTGTTAAATTTTCCTTTAATTCATTTAGGAGAGAATGATGTAATAgttaaaagaattaaattatattatcctTTAAGAAATAAGAATGTCTTTACGaatatttcaaaaattatttttatgacaAATACGaatatatgttcattatatataagtgaTTCTTTATTGATCcattatgataatatcaAAATAAGTTCATACTTGTCTAAAGGTGGTTTTGGTGTGGTATATAAGGGTAGCTTGATAAGGAAGATGAAGAGAAATGATATGCTGTCTAATGAGGATATGGGTACTGAGGAGAGGGGTGATTCACAGGGTAACAGGAAGGATAAAATGAAGGAAGGAGATTATGATGATGAGGAggaagaagatgatgatgaggaagaagatgatgaagatgaggaagatgacgatgatgatgatgacgacgatgatgatgatgatgacgaCGACGATGATgacgatgatgatgatgacgaTGACGATGATGACAACGACGATGATGACAACGACAATGATGACAACGACAATGATGACGACGATAATGATGACGACGATAATGATAACCATAAGGATGACCCCTTTAATTTTCCCATTGAGAGTCCAAATCAAAAGTgtgcaaaaaataaaataagaaatgaGTATGACgaagattatataaaaaacctGTGTGAAGGGAGATACATAAGAGATGGTGGTGATGACAATGAATTTTTCAGTATTAAcaataataagaatgaaatgaacaataataacgtgaatgataatataaataataataacaataatattttttatagacAACGTAATAGTGTTTATTATGACGAGGTTGATAAGAACGGAGAAAAGAATggtaaagaaaatgaaatgaaagatgaaaataattgtagtataaagaagaaaaaaaaatgtcataataatgatacttcaaaatgtataaagagtaataaaaaattatgttattTAAGAAATCAATTGATAGAAAAATTTTTTGATTCATTGAATTATAAAATAGATCAAAATGAAGATTGTGTTGATAAAATagatgataaagaaaaatataattttaatttatttacaaaTGGTGATAATTGTATGTATGATCATATGTTGAGAACTGGGAAGAAAGATATGGCTCTACCTAATGCAACAAATAATgtattatcaaataatatcccatataataataataataataataataataatgtggtaaatataaataatgtcaATAATAATCACAACCTTACgaatagtagtaataatttCGGAACTGAGAATAACTTACTAAGTAGTCTCATACATCTAAATAGATCAAGCGAGATAAACAAAAAAGGTTTGGGCTTCCAAACAAATGATCCTAATATTTTAGATAAagaacattattattttaaagatgaaaagaaaaacaataatattgGAGAAACATCCAATTATGTTCATACATCGAATAATCAACAATATATTGTAAATCAAGCtaatgatattattgatGAAGAATATTGTAATGAGAATAAAgagaaaattaataattgttGTTGTGGTTCTTTAAAAGATGATTgctgtaataaaaataatcaatGTGGTTCATCACAGTTTAATGAAATAAGAcgattaaaaaagaaaatgataaaatatatttattcagaTAAAATGAgtgataaaattattattgataagaatgaatttttaaatgaattagataaaataatatctaAAATGAAAACGATAAATAAagatttagaaaaaaaacatcATGAAGAAATTATGTCGTATTTATTGTTAGAtgtatatcataataatattgtttataaaaataattatggattcttatatgtaaatagtaaaaatattataacatatgGTATAACCAAAGAGagcttatatatatttgacaataaaaatatattccattATTATAGtgataaatgtatatttaaaataatatttatagatgaacataaagaattattaaagtttaaaaattttacagtttttaatgtattaaataatgaaaaaatagtaaataattcttctattttaaagaatgaaattgataaacataaaaatggaTTAAACAAGCTAGCTATTATACCATTTAGTAAAATgagtataaataatttattgcATGCACTCATATTTGGATTCctaaaatttctttttaatttaagaaaaaaatatcacaAACAACCTAATGGAAATTGTGCATGTAATATGGAAgatcataatataataaataatatagtaattgaaaataatattatatataataagaatgatCCTACTTGTATTCTATCATCTAATATGAAGGCTTCGAATGAGTCTCTTAACAACATATTGGTATCTCCCTGTAGTATAGAAAAAGgtgatcatataaataacaacATGTATCATAATAAATGCAATCATCAAATGAATTATAACATCATTATAAATGATACGAACATTCAAAATGTTGTAGGTAATAATTTGgatcattatataatgtgTAATTGTCAAGTGGTCGATACGGATGATAAGAAGAAAGGAGGTCCAACAAGTATAAATAATGTGaatgaaaaggaaaatatgaataaatacaacaataataataatatgaataatatgaataatatgaataatatgaataatttgaataatttgattaatattaattgttCTGGTGAAGCACATAATAAAGGTGGTAATCAAGAtgacaacaataataataataatatgaatcgTCATAATATAAACCATGAAAATTTTCTCAATAACCATATGCATGCAGCAGATGATCATCATTCAATGATACCAAAAAATGTAGTAGACAAAATAGATAACAAAGGCAAAATTAATTCAAGTAATTGCCTTATTAGTAGTACCCTTATAAACACAAATAATTCAGACGAATCAAAGACGACCATGCTCTTAAATCTTtcaaagaataataaaaatatttcaaaagaatatataattaatgaaaaagaatatacATATTCTCCAAAAATTAATGACAAGGAGGAACAACAACCACATATGGTATCTCCAGAGTGTAGTGAAAAGGGGGAACTGCAaggaaaaatgaaaaaaaaggaaaataataataaaaatgataagaaaaaaaagaaaaagaaaaaagaaaatgaaaataaaaataaaaagaataaaagtaaaagcaaaaataaaagtaaaagcaaaaataaaagtaacaAAATGGAAGatcatgtaaaaaaaaataacaaaaaaaataaaaatcatatgAATCATGAGAAAGATAAGGATCATGATGTTGATGTTGATGGTGATGGTGATAATTATGGTGATAGTAACAAATGTATAAACAATAATttgagaaaaaaagaaaataggaataataataaattggaTGATAATCATAGTACTACTCATCATGATAgtgaagaaataatatatatgaaaaccCCGGTTGCTATAAAAATCCATGATTTAAAAGATagtaaaaatttaaaaaatttccttagagaaatagaaatatataaaaatttacagCGTccaaatatatgtacattttatggtatatgtataaaatcaAATAAGTTAATGTTATTATTAGAATATTATGCAAAAggaaatttatttaattttttaaaaaataaaaataaaatacataaaaaacaAAGATTAGAATGGGCAATACAAATATCATGTATAGTACATGAGTTGCATGCACACAATCCACCAATAATAAATGGAGATATAAAAacatcaaatatattaatagatGATGATATGAATTTAGTAATGTGTGATTTTGGAAAAGCTAGATTTAAAAATACTAAACTATATAGTAATTTTGGATCCTATAGATATATGGCACCTGAAACATTTAGTTGTACGACTGAAGTTACAGAAAAAATTGATATATGGAGTGCAGCATGTTGTATTGTTGAAATATTTTCAAGTAAATAtccttattataatttaacaaAAAATGTTAAAATCAGACATGAATTATTAGTTAATAAAAGAACTCCTCATATACCTAACTTCTTACCAAACTCCATAAAAAAATGCTTGCAAAAGTGTTTTAGTTTTCAGCCAGAGGATAGACCAACAGCATATGAAATGTATAAGTctcttaaaaaaattaaggtCGTAGAGTGA
- a CDS encoding ribonuclease H2 subunit A, putative yields the protein MEPIIIDNLYEFGNEEVRLGIDEAGRGPVLGPMVYSGFYCNKEHEKLLKEMKIDDSKKITEADREKMFVKLNNSKLPFGWRVHILLPQDISAKMLKKQKYNLNEISHDTAISIIEHVISRGCNLTEVFVDTVGKASVYEEKLQKMFPHIKCTVKEKADSLYPVVSAASICAKVTRDFLLKKWKYEEPIINIDNGFGSGYPGDPVTKNFLKNNFDSVFGFPSIVRFSWSTADTMLENSGEKIEWYDDEEGNDSKAIKRKIPFDYSKFKLPLIKRSTFYSKNGLDLVENL from the coding sequence atggaaCCAATTATTATTGATAATTTGTATGAATTTGGTAATGAAGAAGTTCGACTAGGTATTGATGAAGCTGGAAGGGGCCCCGTGTTAGGGCCTATGGTATATTCTGGTTTTTATTGCAATAAAGAGCATGAGAAActattaaaagaaatgaagATTGATGATTCAAAAAAGATAACTGAAGCAGATAGAGAAAAAATGTttgtaaaattaaataatagtaaATTACCATTTGGTTGGAgagtacatatattattaccacAAGACATAAGTGCtaaaatgttaaaaaaacagaaatataatttaaatgaaatatcACATGATACAGCTATATCTATAATTGAACATGTTATAAGTCGAGGATGTAATTTAACAGAAGTTTTTGTAGATACTGTAGGGAAAGCAAGtgtatatgaagaaaaattacaaaaaatgtTCCCACATATAAAATGTACAGTAAAAGAAAAAGCTGATTCTTTATATCCAGTAGTAAGTGCTGCTTCAATTTGTGCTAAAGTTACACgtgattttcttttaaaaaaatggaaatatgAAGAACcaattattaatatagataatgGTTTTGGATCTGGTTATCCAGGAGACCCAGTAACCAAAAATTtcctaaaaaataattttgattCAGTTTTTGGATTTCCTAGTATTGTGCGTTTTAGTTGGTCAACAGCTGATACTATGTTGGAAAATTCAGGAGAAAAAATTGAGTGgtatgatgatgaagaggGTAATGATTCAAAAGCCATCAAAAGGAAAATACCATTTGATTATAGCAAATTTAAATTACCATTAATTAAAAGGTCAACATTCTATTCGAAAAATGGTTTAGATTTGGTGGAAAATTtataa
- a CDS encoding hexokinase, producing the protein MSEYDIAKNDVTYTKLDTIECDIPINEELSWRINKFVNQLRITFSTLEEFVDNFVYELKKGLEAHRKHPNLWIPHECSFKMLDSCIANIPTGQEKGTYYAIDFGGTNFRAVRASLDGKGKIKRDQETYSLKFTGSYSHEKGLLDKHATASQLFDHFAERIKYIMGEFNDLDNKEVKSVGFTFSFPCTSPSINCSILIDWTKGFETGRATNDPVEGRDVCKLMNDAFVRAAIPAKVCCVLNDAVGTLMSCAYQKGRGTPPCYIGIILGTGSNGCYYEPEWKKYKYAGKIINIEFGNFDKDLPTSPIDLVMDWYSANRSRQLFEKMISGAYLGEIVRRFMVNVLQSACSKKMWISDSFNSESGSVVLNDTSKNFEDSRKVAKAAWDMDFTDEQIYALRKICEAVYNRSAALAAGTIAAIAKRIKIIEHSKFTCGVDGSLFVKNAWYCKRLQEHLKVILADKAENLIIIPADDGSGKGAAITAAVIALNADIPQLP; encoded by the coding sequence atgagTGAGTACGACATTGCAAAAAATGATGTAACATATACCAAGTTAGATACAATAGAATGTGATATACCAATAAATGAAGAGTTATCATGgagaattaataaatttgtGAATCAGTTAAGAATAACATTTTCAACATTAGAAGAGTTTGTAGATAATTTTGTATATGAATTAAAGAAAGGTTTAGAAGCTCATCGTAAACATCCAAATTTATGGATTCCTCATGAGTGTAGTTTTAAGATGTTGGATTCTTGTATTGCTAACATTCCTACTGGTCAAGAGAAGGGTACTTATTATGCTATAGATTTTGGTGGTACAAATTTTAGAGCTGTAAGAGCTTCATTAGATGGAAAAGGTAAAATAAAGAGAGATCAAGAAACATATAGTTTAAAATTTACAGGATCTTATTCTCATGAGAAAGGATTATTAGATAAGCACGCAACAGCATCACAATTATTTGATCATTTTGCTgaaagaattaaatatattatgggAGAATTTAATGATTTAGATAATAAAGAAGTGAAGAGTGTTGGGTTTACATTTTCTTTCCCTTGTACTTCACCTTCAATTAATTGTTCAATTCTTATTGATTGGACTAAAGGTTTTGAAACAGGTAGAGCTACAAATGATCCTGTAGAAGGTCGTGATGTATGTAAATTAATGAATGATGCTTTTGTTAGAGCTGCAATTCCAGCAAAAGTTTGTTGTGTATTAAATGATGCTGTTGGTACTCTTATGTCATGTGCATATCAAAAAGGTAGAGGTACACCACCATGCTATATAGGTATTATATTAGGTACTGGTTCGAATGGTTGTTATTATGAACCTGAATGGAAGAAATATAAGTATGCtggaaaaattataaatattgaatTTGGTAATTTTGATAAGGATTTACCTACATCACCTATCGATTTAGTTATGGATTGGTATTCAGCTAATCGTAGTAGACAATTGTTTGAAAAAATGATATCTGGTGCTTACTTAGGTGAAATCGTAAGAAGATTTATGGTTAATGTTTTACAAAGTGCATGCTCTAAAAAGATGTGGATTAGTGATAGTTTCAATTCAGAATCTGGTAGTGTTGTATTAAATGATACATCTAAAAATTTTGAAGATAGTAGAAAAGTTGCTAAAGCTGCTTGGGATATGGATTTTACTGATGAACAAATTTATGCCCTACGTAAAATTTGTGAAGCTGTATATAATAGATCTGCAGCTCTTGCTGCTGGTACTATTGCTGCTATAgctaaaagaataaaaattattgaaCATTCTAAATTTACTTGTGGTGTTGATGGTTCCTTATTTGTTAAAAATGCTTGGTATTGTAAAAGATTACAAGAACATTTAAAAGTTATTTTAGCTGATAAAGCtgaaaatttaattattataccAGCAGATGATGGCTCAGGAAAGGGAGCAGCCATCACAGCAGCAGTCATCGCATTAAATGCGGACATTCCACAATTAccataa